A genomic segment from uncultured Marinifilum sp. encodes:
- a CDS encoding cache domain-containing protein, with protein sequence MMYSKVSEFNEKANNLRNDYIEEQKSVLIRKAGECTDFIKYQNTQSESRLKSKLKNFVDQSHAIATHIYLTNKNSLSDTEIKKRIKEALSSLRFANKHGYIFINTLKGQGVLYPFSKHNEGKSLINFLDLNNNYIVKNEVKLMKNKKEAFTVYENHNKIKNKFNAYTKVSYIKKFAPYNWYMGSFAFLDDLKDEIQKESLIRISQISLNNENYFFVYKKDGTCLLHIDTTSIGKNYRDYTHSARRQNVERMLKSAEHKQSGFIEYEDPYSNKGNKVSYLQVVPDWDWVIGAGVYTSEIDEDIKLAKAQLKQKVIKNAIQILVLILIAIAIVYITSKIISVKMKRNFTSFNNFFIKASTQSYKINVKDLHFSEFRDLAVTINKMIDIRTQKEKELQIAREKAEESDRLKSSFLANMSHEIRTPMNAIIGFSELLKEDNLPLETRQQFFSHIRNSGNSLLNLINDIIDFSKIESGKLKISLTSCNLNQLFDELYYTFEKIKIQKEKNNIELKFTKGLDDEKSVIFTDPLRLKQIITNLIENALKFTEKGSINVSYQLCESNLIFTVKDTGIGISEEQQKIIFNRFRQADDSHARKYGGTGLGLSISKKLAKLLKGDMWVKSKTNKGSSFFVSIPYSTNKRNNSQTIIQKQKEDSIQNLYGKKVLIVDDYNINLTLIKQMLQSTGVELALANNGKSAIEQCSKNKFDLVLLDLQMPELNGYDTLKLIKKDQPKIKIIAQTAYALANEKEQIMNSGFDGYIAKPIIKQKLLQIINKMI encoded by the coding sequence ATGATGTACTCTAAAGTTTCAGAGTTTAACGAAAAAGCTAATAATTTACGAAACGACTATATCGAAGAACAAAAAAGTGTTTTAATTCGTAAAGCTGGTGAATGTACCGATTTTATAAAATACCAAAACACTCAATCTGAATCGAGATTAAAAAGTAAATTGAAGAATTTTGTTGACCAATCTCATGCAATTGCTACACATATTTACCTAACAAATAAAAATTCCCTATCAGATACTGAAATTAAGAAAAGAATAAAAGAGGCCCTTTCCTCCTTACGTTTTGCAAATAAGCATGGATATATATTTATAAACACTTTGAAAGGCCAAGGAGTTTTATATCCTTTCTCAAAACATAACGAAGGAAAAAGCTTAATTAATTTTCTTGACTTGAACAATAACTACATTGTAAAAAATGAAGTTAAACTTATGAAAAATAAAAAGGAGGCTTTCACAGTATATGAAAATCATAACAAAATAAAAAATAAATTTAATGCCTATACAAAGGTATCTTATATTAAAAAATTTGCTCCCTATAATTGGTATATGGGTAGTTTTGCTTTTTTAGACGATTTAAAAGATGAAATACAAAAAGAATCATTAATACGAATTAGCCAAATAAGTTTAAATAATGAGAATTATTTCTTTGTATATAAAAAAGATGGCACATGTCTTCTACACATAGATACAACCAGTATTGGTAAAAACTATCGAGATTATACTCATTCAGCAAGACGACAAAATGTGGAAAGAATGTTAAAATCTGCTGAACACAAACAATCTGGTTTTATAGAATACGAAGATCCATATTCGAACAAAGGCAATAAAGTATCTTACTTACAAGTAGTACCAGATTGGGATTGGGTTATTGGCGCAGGTGTTTACACCAGTGAAATTGATGAAGACATAAAATTGGCAAAAGCGCAATTAAAACAAAAAGTTATAAAAAATGCAATTCAGATTTTAGTTCTCATACTTATTGCCATTGCAATAGTTTATATTACATCAAAAATAATTTCCGTTAAAATGAAACGGAACTTTACATCCTTCAATAACTTTTTTATTAAAGCTTCTACTCAATCATATAAAATTAATGTTAAAGATCTTCACTTTTCTGAGTTTCGGGATTTGGCAGTCACAATTAACAAAATGATTGATATTAGAACACAAAAAGAAAAAGAATTACAAATTGCACGAGAAAAAGCTGAAGAATCAGATCGATTAAAATCTTCTTTTCTTGCGAATATGTCGCACGAAATAAGAACTCCAATGAATGCAATAATTGGTTTTTCTGAATTACTAAAAGAAGATAATCTACCTTTGGAAACAAGACAACAATTCTTTTCTCACATTCGCAACAGTGGTAATTCTCTTCTTAATTTAATAAACGATATTATTGATTTTTCGAAAATAGAATCGGGAAAATTAAAAATTTCTCTTACTTCTTGCAATTTAAATCAGTTGTTTGATGAGTTATATTATACTTTTGAAAAAATTAAAATCCAAAAAGAAAAAAATAATATTGAATTAAAATTTACAAAAGGACTTGATGATGAAAAATCGGTGATTTTTACTGATCCATTAAGATTAAAACAGATTATCACAAATTTAATTGAGAATGCATTAAAATTTACCGAAAAAGGAAGTATTAATGTATCCTACCAGCTTTGCGAATCAAATTTAATATTTACTGTTAAAGATACCGGTATTGGTATTAGCGAAGAACAACAAAAAATTATATTTAACAGATTTAGACAAGCCGACGATTCCCATGCTCGCAAGTATGGAGGAACAGGCCTCGGACTTTCTATATCTAAAAAGCTTGCTAAACTTCTAAAAGGAGATATGTGGGTTAAATCTAAAACAAATAAAGGAAGTAGCTTTTTTGTGAGTATACCCTATTCTACCAATAAAAGAAATAACTCACAAACTATTATACAAAAACAAAAGGAAGATAGCATCCAAAATCTTTATGGAAAAAAGGTTTTAATTGTTGATGATTACAATATAAATCTAACTCTTATTAAGCAGATGCTTCAATCTACGGGTGTAGAATTAGCCCTTGCTAACAATGGAAAAAGTGCAATAGAACAATGTTCTAAAAATAAATTCGATCTTGTTTTACTTGATTTACAAATGCCTGAACTTAACGGTTACGACACATTAAAGTTAATTAAAAAAGATCAGCCAAAAATTAAGATTATTGCACAAACAGCTTATGCTTTAGCTAACGAAAAGGAGCAAATTATGAATTCCGGATTTGACGGATATATCGCAAAACCAATAATTAAGCAAAAATTACTACAAATAATTAACAAAATGATTTAG
- a CDS encoding type IX secretion system membrane protein PorP/SprF, which produces MIRKVLKIASFILLMMNSTFLYAQDVEFSQFYANKVYLNPAFAGSDFDARISMNYRNQWPEISSAYVTYSVAYDQYVNSLGGGLALQVMQDEQGDGTISTTTVSGMYSYTLRLSRSLSVRAGFQLSYMQRKLNDSNFTFPDQTDEFYINGLISPFTGESAVDNLNRNYFDFSTGIIASYKNWFIGFAAHHLSEPDEAYKEESDYSKLPRKYTFHCGVNVPVFRNGLHQSDFSLAPNFLYQQQGTNKQLNYGLYLSKGSLIYGMWYRDNLELEYDAIILQLGIMRDWWQVAYSYDKTVSKLIHTNTGAHEISFLMRLKNTRKNRSSCMEKSLRKRRKIGRIKCPHF; this is translated from the coding sequence ATGATTAGAAAAGTACTGAAAATAGCAAGTTTTATTTTACTGATGATGAATTCGACGTTTTTGTATGCACAAGACGTTGAGTTCTCTCAGTTTTATGCGAATAAAGTATACTTAAATCCAGCTTTTGCAGGTTCTGATTTTGATGCAAGAATATCAATGAACTACAGAAATCAATGGCCCGAAATAAGTTCTGCTTATGTAACTTATAGCGTAGCTTACGATCAATATGTAAATTCTTTAGGTGGAGGCCTTGCATTGCAAGTTATGCAGGATGAACAGGGCGATGGAACCATAAGTACAACAACTGTAAGTGGTATGTATTCGTATACACTTAGACTAAGCCGCAGTTTGTCAGTTAGAGCGGGATTTCAATTGTCTTATATGCAGCGAAAATTGAATGATTCTAACTTTACTTTTCCCGATCAAACCGATGAGTTTTATATTAATGGATTAATAAGCCCATTTACAGGCGAAAGTGCTGTAGATAATTTAAACAGGAATTATTTCGATTTTTCAACTGGAATAATAGCATCTTATAAAAACTGGTTTATTGGTTTTGCTGCTCATCATCTTTCCGAGCCCGACGAAGCCTATAAAGAAGAAAGTGATTATTCTAAATTGCCTCGAAAATATACTTTTCATTGTGGTGTTAATGTTCCCGTATTCAGAAACGGTTTGCATCAATCAGATTTTAGTTTGGCACCTAACTTTTTGTATCAGCAGCAAGGAACAAATAAGCAGTTGAATTATGGTCTATATCTTTCTAAAGGATCATTAATTTATGGAATGTGGTATCGTGATAATTTAGAATTGGAATACGATGCTATAATATTGCAGTTGGGAATAATGAGAGATTGGTGGCAGGTAGCTTATAGTTACGATAAAACAGTATCTAAGTTAATACATACCAACACCGGAGCTCATGAAATATCATTCCTAATGCGCCTTAAGAATACAAGAAAAAATCGTTCTAGTTGTATGGAGAAATCTTTGCGTAAGCGCAGAAAAATAGGACGTATTAAATGTCCTCATTTCTAA